The Congregibacter litoralis KT71 genome contains a region encoding:
- the pyrC gene encoding dihydroorotase — protein MDTLTLIRPDDWHSHLRDGSSLTQTSADMARYMGRVIVMPNLVPPVTNARLAAEYRQRILRSMQDAPRQFDPLMTLYLTDGTSAEDIREAAAIDWLAAVKLYPAGATTNSAAGVKSLEALYPVLATMEEVDLPLLVHGEVTDAEVDIFDREAAFIGEHLAPIVERFPGLRVVMEHITTADAVDFVKGAGSKVAATITAHHLLLNRNDMLVGGIKPHYYCLPILKRRQHQEALREAATGTDRSFFLGTDSAPHEQEAKESACGCAGVYTAHASLELYAEVFEEMNALERLEDFASLRGPDFYARPRNEDTVTLRRVAWEVPGSIPLGDSRMVPLRAGETLRWQVLDAGAA, from the coding sequence TTGGACACCCTGACTCTTATTCGCCCCGACGACTGGCACAGCCACCTCAGAGATGGCTCGTCACTCACCCAAACCTCCGCCGACATGGCCCGCTACATGGGTCGCGTCATTGTCATGCCCAATCTTGTCCCACCGGTGACCAATGCGCGCCTCGCCGCCGAATACCGGCAGCGGATATTGCGCAGCATGCAGGATGCACCGCGGCAATTTGACCCCCTCATGACGCTCTACCTCACCGATGGCACCAGCGCCGAAGATATTCGCGAGGCCGCCGCGATTGACTGGCTGGCCGCCGTAAAGCTGTACCCTGCGGGTGCCACGACGAATTCCGCAGCGGGAGTTAAGTCCCTGGAGGCGCTCTACCCGGTGCTTGCCACCATGGAAGAGGTGGACCTGCCTCTCCTGGTTCATGGCGAGGTTACGGATGCGGAAGTGGATATCTTTGACCGCGAGGCGGCGTTTATTGGCGAGCATCTGGCACCCATCGTTGAGCGTTTCCCCGGTCTGCGGGTGGTTATGGAGCACATCACCACCGCCGATGCCGTGGACTTTGTCAAAGGGGCGGGTTCGAAGGTGGCCGCGACGATCACCGCGCATCACCTGCTCCTCAACCGTAACGATATGCTCGTAGGGGGCATCAAACCCCACTACTACTGCCTACCTATACTCAAGCGGCGGCAACATCAGGAAGCCCTGCGTGAAGCCGCAACCGGCACGGACCGCAGTTTTTTTCTGGGAACGGATTCTGCGCCCCACGAACAGGAAGCCAAGGAGAGTGCCTGCGGCTGTGCCGGCGTCTACACGGCGCATGCCTCCCTGGAGCTGTATGCCGAAGTGTTCGAAGAGATGAACGCCCTCGAGCGCCTCGAGGACTTCGCCTCCCTCCGGGGACCGGATTTCTATGCACGACCGCGCAACGAAGACACCGTAACCCTCCGCCGCGTCGCCTGGGAGGTACCCGGGAGCATTCCCCTGGGAGACAGCCGCATGGTGCCCCTGCGCGCAGGCGAAACCCTGCGCTGGCAGGTCCTTGATGCGGGAGCGGCCTGA
- the rnt gene encoding ribonuclease T, with protein sequence MSMKSRFRGFLPVIVDMETGGFSSSTDAILEIAATVVRMDDTGQIAVHETHSFNVAPFEGANIEQSALDFTGIDPWHPFREALAEKEALGELFQIIRREIRDQECTRAILVGHNAHFDAGFLNAAVERCEIKRNPFHPFSHFDTATLSGLAYGQTVLAKSCYEAGIPFDNEQAHSAAYDAERTAELFCGIVNTWQKLGGWMPGSPTATEE encoded by the coding sequence ATGAGCATGAAATCGCGCTTTCGCGGATTTTTGCCCGTCATTGTCGATATGGAGACCGGCGGGTTTTCCTCGTCCACGGACGCCATTCTGGAAATCGCGGCAACCGTGGTGCGTATGGACGACACGGGGCAGATTGCGGTGCATGAAACCCACAGCTTTAACGTGGCGCCCTTCGAAGGCGCCAATATTGAGCAGTCAGCGCTGGACTTTACGGGCATCGATCCCTGGCATCCTTTTCGGGAAGCCCTGGCAGAAAAAGAAGCCCTGGGAGAGCTGTTTCAGATCATCCGCCGGGAAATCCGCGATCAGGAATGCACCCGGGCCATCCTCGTGGGCCATAACGCCCATTTTGATGCGGGCTTCTTAAACGCAGCGGTAGAGCGCTGCGAAATCAAGCGCAATCCTTTTCACCCCTTCTCTCACTTCGATACGGCGACGCTCTCGGGTCTCGCCTACGGACAAACGGTATTGGCCAAAAGCTGCTACGAAGCGGGTATCCCCTTTGACAACGAACAGGCCCACTCGGCGGCCTACGATGCTGAGCGCACCGCGGAGCTCTTTTGTGGAATCGTGAACACCTGGCAGAAACTGGGCGGCTGGATGCCCGGTAGCCCGACCGCGACGGAGGAGTAA
- a CDS encoding LON peptidase substrate-binding domain-containing protein, producing the protein MTEIAFFPLSAVLVPYGRMPLQIFEQRYLDLVKSSMRSGEGFGMVRIERGVEVGSARLPELASIGTIASIVDWDQLDNGLLGVTVEGGQRFRPREFWREDNGLIRGEVDLLPPLEPAAMIDAWEPMRTVLQGLEAHPHVQRIGMPVDLSDAWQVAYSLVQLLPLEEDLKVELLSLTVIEELMRELDLLLNALSGEA; encoded by the coding sequence ATGACTGAGATTGCGTTTTTTCCCCTGTCCGCGGTGCTTGTGCCCTACGGTCGCATGCCCCTACAGATCTTTGAGCAGCGCTATCTTGATCTGGTGAAGTCGTCCATGCGCAGCGGCGAGGGTTTTGGCATGGTCCGCATCGAGCGGGGCGTCGAAGTCGGGTCCGCGCGTCTTCCGGAGCTTGCGAGCATCGGTACCATCGCCTCCATCGTCGATTGGGATCAGCTGGACAACGGTTTGCTAGGCGTAACCGTGGAAGGCGGGCAGCGTTTTCGGCCCCGGGAGTTCTGGCGGGAAGACAACGGCCTGATTCGCGGCGAGGTGGACCTGCTCCCGCCGTTGGAACCTGCGGCCATGATTGATGCCTGGGAGCCCATGCGCACGGTGCTTCAGGGTCTCGAGGCCCACCCCCACGTGCAGCGAATCGGCATGCCCGTGGATTTGTCGGACGCCTGGCAGGTCGCCTACAGCCTGGTGCAGTTGCTCCCCCTGGAGGAAGATCTCAAGGTGGAATTGCTATCTCTTACGGTGATTGAAGAGCTCATGCGTGAGCTGGATCTGCTCCTCAACGCTCTCAGCGGCGAGGCTTAG